The genomic interval GGTTTGAGCGCTTCGCCGAATGCCACTGCCTTGGCGGCGATGATGTGCATGAGGGGGCCGCCCTGCAAGCCCGGGAAGACTGCGCTATCGATCTTCTTGGCCCAATCGCTCTTGCACATGGTCAAACCGCCGCGAGGACCTCGCAGGGTCTTGTGGGTGGTCGTGGTGACGAATTCGCACACGGACACCGGGCTGGGATGCAATCCGGCCGCAACCAGACCCGCAATGTGCGCGATGTCCGCCATAAGCATGGCCTTCACTTCCCGGGCAATTTCCGCAAAGGCGGCCCAATCCCAGATTCGAGGATAGGCCGATGCGCCGGTGATAATCAGCTTCGGTTTGCATTCATTGGCGAGCCGGCGCACCTCGCTCATGTTGATTCGACCGCTTTCGCGTTCGACGCCGTAGTGTGTCACGCGGAACCATTTGCCGGAAATATTCACATTCTTGCCGTGTGAAAGGTGTCCGCCGTGATCCAGGTGCAAAGACAAGATCATGTCACCCGGTGTTCGCGTCGGGACATCCGGCTGTTTTTCGCGCTGTTCGGCTTCATCGAACCTCGATCCCGGATTCATCGCTGCTAAAAGTACCGCTTGATTCGCCTGACTGCCGGAGTGTGGTTGAACGTTTGCATGATCGCAGCCGAAGAGCGCCTTGGCCCGATCGATCGCAAGTTGCTCGACCGTGTCCATGTTTTCGCAACCGCCATAGTATCGCCTGCCGGGATACCCTTCGGCGTACTTGTTGGTGAAGCAGGAACCCGCGGCATGTAAAACCGCCGGGCTGACGTGGTTTTCGGAGGCGATCAACTCAAGCGTGTTCTGCTGGCGATCTTCTTCCCTGACAAATGCCTTCCAGACTTCTGGGTCTTGATTTGCGATGGGATTGTTCTCAGTACGGGACATCGGTGCACCTCTTTTCTCCGGGCGCGGCAGCCTGGTGGCGCTCGCTCGCGGGGC from Phycisphaerae bacterium carries:
- a CDS encoding serine hydroxymethyltransferase, whose protein sequence is MSRTENNPIANQDPEVWKAFVREEDRQQNTLELIASENHVSPAVLHAAGSCFTNKYAEGYPGRRYYGGCENMDTVEQLAIDRAKALFGCDHANVQPHSGSQANQAVLLAAMNPGSRFDEAEQREKQPDVPTRTPGDMILSLHLDHGGHLSHGKNVNISGKWFRVTHYGVERESGRINMSEVRRLANECKPKLIITGASAYPRIWDWAAFAEIAREVKAMLMADIAHIAGLVAAGLHPSPVSVCEFVTTTTHKTLRGPRGGLTMCKSDWAKKIDSAVFPGLQGGPLMHIIAAKAVAFGEALKPDFKVYQQRILDNAKALAESLMSRGHNLVSGGTDNHLMLLDLRKRFPSVTGQMAEDWLGLAGIVVNKNMIPFDERKPMETSGLRLGTPALTTRGMGPGEMTRIADMIDRVLSSEGGKSAIEMVRAEVLEMCKQFPLHR